One window of Corynebacterium sp. P3-F1 genomic DNA carries:
- the amn gene encoding AMP nucleosidase — protein sequence MGALEVVGSVDGAVDKLIELYAAACDVARDGGDYAEVLYPKIAVDIKEWKPIDRSEPFGYVDEAGVYAAAVSRPDLMSGYLRQQLRCLVDNYNAEISVGYSDIGIAPEYIKGATRRADAKIPRPTLDDVHDAIIDGDWDAFHGAEKPLFHFGPQRFDIACARIEHYTGIEVDSVQKFILFTNYEMHTREFVKFGLSQLADDSARYHALVLPNGTRIERGDVDGIDALAMDLASNYQMPRFDLVADDNNGVTMINIGVGPSNAKTITDCLAVLRPECWIMIGHCAGLDARMRIGDLILGNAYERRDHVLHNHIDPETPIPAVPEIQRTLEKSVKKIYGDEEQSLMRTGTVLSTDDRNWEWQAPRDLWEWLRNSTAAAVDMESCTIAANGYRYRVPYGTLLAVSDLPLHAVPKLPAAAQAFYSNSKEAHVMCAVRAMERLAKNPERLRTRKLRRAQGEVPFR from the coding sequence ATGGGAGCGTTAGAGGTTGTGGGAAGCGTTGACGGGGCCGTCGATAAGCTGATCGAGCTGTATGCCGCTGCCTGCGATGTCGCACGCGACGGTGGGGATTACGCGGAGGTCCTGTACCCGAAGATCGCGGTGGACATCAAGGAATGGAAGCCGATCGACCGCTCTGAGCCGTTCGGCTATGTCGACGAGGCGGGGGTGTACGCGGCGGCGGTGTCGCGCCCGGACCTCATGTCGGGGTACTTGCGGCAGCAGCTGCGGTGCCTGGTGGACAATTACAACGCGGAGATTTCCGTCGGCTACTCCGATATCGGGATCGCGCCCGAGTACATCAAGGGCGCGACGCGTCGCGCCGACGCGAAGATTCCGCGCCCCACGCTTGACGACGTTCACGATGCCATCATCGACGGCGACTGGGACGCCTTCCACGGTGCGGAGAAGCCCCTGTTCCACTTCGGGCCGCAGCGTTTCGATATCGCCTGCGCCCGCATTGAGCACTACACCGGCATCGAGGTGGACTCGGTGCAGAAGTTCATTCTGTTCACCAACTACGAGATGCACACCCGCGAGTTCGTGAAGTTCGGGCTGAGCCAGCTTGCCGACGATTCCGCCCGCTACCACGCCCTTGTCCTCCCCAACGGCACCCGCATCGAGCGCGGTGACGTGGATGGCATCGATGCCTTGGCCATGGATCTCGCGTCGAACTACCAGATGCCGCGCTTCGATCTTGTGGCCGATGACAACAACGGCGTGACCATGATCAACATCGGTGTGGGCCCGTCGAACGCGAAAACCATCACGGACTGCTTGGCGGTATTGCGCCCCGAGTGCTGGATCATGATCGGCCACTGCGCGGGCTTGGACGCGCGTATGCGTATCGGTGACCTCATTCTTGGCAACGCGTACGAGCGCCGCGACCATGTCCTGCACAACCACATCGACCCGGAGACTCCGATCCCCGCGGTACCGGAGATCCAGCGCACACTGGAGAAATCCGTGAAGAAGATCTACGGCGACGAAGAGCAGTCGCTCATGCGCACCGGCACGGTGTTGTCCACCGACGACCGGAACTGGGAGTGGCAAGCGCCGCGCGACCTGTGGGAGTGGCTGCGCAATTCCACCGCGGCAGCTGTGGACATGGAGTCCTGCACCATCGCCGCGAACGGGTACCGCTACCGGGTGCCGTACGGAACGCTGCTCGCGGTGTCCGATCTTCCGCTGCACGCGGTGCCGAAGCTGCCGGCCGCGGCGCAGGCGTTCTATTCCAACTCGAAGGAGGCGCACGTCATGTGCGCGGTGCGCGCGATGGAGCGCCTGGCCAAGAACCCGGAGCGTCTGCGCACCCGCAAATTGCGTCGCGCGCAGGGCGAGGTACCGTTCAGGTGA